The following coding sequences lie in one Arachis ipaensis cultivar K30076 chromosome B03, Araip1.1, whole genome shotgun sequence genomic window:
- the LOC107633242 gene encoding uncharacterized protein LOC107633242, producing MNDPVNFTNALENMAAAMQATAEAVGQQVNNGNGGNGENGPMTLATFLKIKPPTFRGTTNPTEAENWFQAIERALQAQQVLEDQCVEFATYQLMGEAQYWWQGTRCLLQRDNVAIPWNVFQSEFHKKYFPNSVRTAKELELLQLKQGPMSVAEYTNRFEKLCQFSRIFQGAPGDFEEWKCIKYEGGLRSDILSTVGPMEIRVFSELVNKTRVTEDCARKATMDKGDHRAFVRRDQQRNFVPRG from the coding sequence ATGAATGACCCTGTAAACTTTACAAATGCTCTGGAGAATATGGCGGCTGCTATGCAGGCAACAGCTGAGGCCGTTGGTCAGCAAGTTAATAACGGAAACGGGGGTAATGGCGAAAATGGGCCGATGACTTTAGCAACTTTTCTGAAGATAAAACCACCAACTTTTAGAGGAACCACAAATCCAACAGAAGCTGAAAATTGGTTTCAGGCGATAGAACGAGCTTTACAAGCACAACAAGTACTTGAAGATCAGTGTGTTGAGTTTGCTACTTATCAGCTGATGGGTGAagctcagtattggtggcaggggACCCGATGCCTTCTACAGCGAGATAATGTTGCAATCCCTTGGAATGTATTCCAATCAGAGTTTCATAAGAAGTATTTCCCAAACTCAGTAAGAACGGCGAAAGAGCTTGAGTTGTTACAGCTGAAGCAAGGTCCTATGTCAGTGGCAGAGTACACCAATCGATTTGAAAAATTGTGTCAGTTCTCTAGGATTTTTCAGGGTGCTCCGGGGGATTTTGAAGAATGGAAATGCATAAAATATGAAGGTGGTCTGCGGAGTGACATTCTGAGTACAGTAGGCCCGATGGAGATCAGAGTTTTCTCTGAACTGGTAAACAAGACCCGAGTTACGGAAGATTGTGCGAGAAAGGCTACAATGGACAAGGGTGATCACCGAGCTTTTGTTAGGAGAGATCAACAGAGGAACTTTGTGCCTAGAGGATAG